Proteins from a single region of Leuconostoc gasicomitatum LMG 18811:
- a CDS encoding mannose/fructose/sorbose PTS transporter subunit IIA yields the protein MVNLIVASHGDFAKGILMSGSMIFGEQKNVEVVTFQPTEGPDDLDKHYQEALAKFDNDDDTLFLVDLWGGSPFNRASLIQKQDAEHKAIVAGLNLPMLIEAYGGRLGMNTAADLAKYLVPVAKDGVRSVPEAEEEKPKAVVKADATAGLKAGHINIKLVRLDTRLLHGQVATAWTPDSKANRIIVVSDAVAHDELRKSLIQQAAPNGVQANIVPISKMVEVASDDRLGGVDAFLLFETVEDVLRAVEGGVPIKSLNVGSMAHSEGKTMVNKVLSMDKTDVAAFEKLRDMGVVFDVRKVPSDNSANLFDLIKKANVK from the coding sequence ATGGTTAATCTTATTGTTGCCAGTCATGGTGACTTTGCAAAAGGCATTTTAATGTCAGGTTCAATGATTTTCGGAGAACAAAAAAACGTCGAAGTCGTCACGTTTCAACCCACAGAGGGACCAGACGATTTAGATAAGCATTATCAAGAAGCATTAGCAAAGTTTGATAATGATGATGACACATTGTTTTTGGTCGATTTATGGGGAGGATCACCGTTCAACCGAGCTAGCTTAATTCAAAAGCAAGATGCAGAACATAAAGCAATTGTTGCTGGTTTGAATTTGCCCATGCTTATTGAAGCATATGGTGGTCGACTTGGGATGAACACAGCGGCCGATTTGGCCAAGTATTTAGTACCAGTTGCCAAAGATGGTGTTCGTTCTGTTCCAGAAGCGGAAGAAGAGAAGCCAAAGGCGGTTGTAAAAGCTGACGCAACAGCTGGCTTAAAAGCAGGTCACATCAATATAAAATTAGTACGGTTAGACACACGACTGTTACACGGTCAGGTTGCAACTGCTTGGACACCAGATTCAAAAGCAAACCGTATTATTGTTGTTTCCGATGCAGTTGCTCACGACGAATTGCGTAAGAGTTTGATTCAACAAGCTGCACCTAACGGAGTTCAAGCTAATATCGTACCAATTAGTAAAATGGTAGAGGTTGCTTCTGATGACCGCTTAGGTGGTGTTGATGCGTTCTTATTGTTTGAAACAGTGGAGGATGTGCTAAGAGCCGTAGAAGGTGGTGTGCCAATTAAATCGCTGAACGTTGGTTCTATGGCACATTCAGAAGGCAAAACGATGGTTAACAAAGTGTTGTCAATGGATAAAACAGATGTTGCAGCCTTTGAGAAGTTGCGTGACATGGGCGTTGTGTTCGATGTTCGTAAGGTACCAAGTGATAACAGTGCGAACTTGTTTGATTTAATTAAGAAAGCTAACGTTAAGTAA
- a CDS encoding PTS mannose/fructose/sorbose transporter subunit IIC, translating to MSIIAMVLVVIIAFFAGMEGILDEFQIHQPLVSATLIGLVTGHLTAGIMLGGSLQMIALGWANIGAAVAPDIALASVASSIIMVKGGNFTSTGIGVAVASAIPLAVAGLFLTMIVRTIAVGLTHGADAAAKEGKYQTIERLHLVGILLQGLRIAIPAGLLIAIPASAVQAALTAMPAWLTGGMTIGGGMVVAVGYAMVINMMATREVWPFFAIGFALAAVSQLTLIALGAIGVSLALIYINLSKMGGNNGGGSNGGNSGDPVGDILNQY from the coding sequence ATGTCTATAATCGCAATGGTTTTAGTCGTAATCATTGCCTTCTTTGCAGGTATGGAAGGTATTTTGGATGAATTTCAAATTCATCAACCATTGGTTTCGGCAACATTAATTGGATTGGTTACTGGTCATTTAACAGCAGGAATTATGCTAGGTGGTTCATTACAAATGATCGCCCTTGGTTGGGCCAACATTGGTGCCGCTGTGGCACCAGATATTGCGCTAGCCTCAGTTGCTTCGTCAATTATCATGGTTAAAGGTGGTAACTTTACGTCAACTGGTATTGGTGTTGCCGTTGCTTCAGCTATTCCATTGGCTGTTGCTGGTTTGTTCCTAACCATGATTGTTCGTACAATCGCTGTTGGTTTGACCCATGGCGCTGATGCGGCAGCCAAGGAGGGTAAGTATCAGACCATTGAACGCTTACATTTGGTTGGTATCTTGCTACAAGGTTTGCGTATTGCTATTCCGGCTGGTTTGTTAATTGCTATTCCAGCTTCTGCAGTGCAAGCGGCACTAACTGCAATGCCTGCTTGGCTTACCGGTGGTATGACAATCGGTGGTGGTATGGTTGTTGCGGTTGGTTATGCAATGGTTATTAATATGATGGCAACACGTGAAGTATGGCCATTCTTTGCTATTGGCTTTGCCTTGGCTGCTGTTAGTCAGTTAACATTAATTGCTCTTGGTGCCATTGGTGTTTCACTTGCTTTGATTTACATCAATCTATCAAAGATGGGTGGCAATAATGGCGGTGGTTCAAATGGCGGTAATTCGGGTGATCCGGTTGGCGACATTTTGAACCAGTATTAG
- a CDS encoding PTS system mannose/fructose/sorbose family transporter subunit IID: protein MTEKIELTRNDRLSVAWRSQFLQGSWNYERMQNVGWAYTLIPAIKKLYTTKEDRTAALKRHLEFFNTHPYVASPIIGVTLALEEERANGAAIDDTAIQGVKIGMMGPLAGIGDPVFWFTVRPILGALGASLALSGNILGPILFFVLWNLIRMSFIWYTQEFGYRAGSAITQDLSGGLLKDITKGASILGMFILAVLVERWVSIKFAVSLPAKKLAEGAYINFPNGSVTGGKLQQILADQASGLSLTKMAPNTLQANLDSLIPGLMGLLLTFLAMWLLKKKVSPIVMIIGIFIFGILMRVLHIM from the coding sequence ATGACTGAAAAGATTGAACTAACACGTAATGATCGTTTGTCTGTCGCATGGCGTTCACAATTTTTACAGGGTTCATGGAACTACGAACGTATGCAAAACGTCGGCTGGGCGTATACTTTAATTCCAGCTATTAAAAAGTTATACACAACAAAAGAAGACCGTACAGCCGCTTTGAAGCGACACTTGGAATTCTTTAATACTCATCCATATGTTGCTTCACCTATTATTGGTGTGACGTTGGCTTTGGAAGAAGAACGTGCCAACGGTGCTGCAATTGATGATACTGCGATTCAAGGTGTTAAAATTGGTATGATGGGTCCTTTGGCCGGTATTGGCGATCCAGTCTTCTGGTTCACCGTTCGTCCTATATTAGGGGCACTGGGTGCTTCATTAGCACTTTCAGGAAACATATTGGGTCCAATCTTGTTCTTTGTTTTGTGGAACCTGATCCGTATGTCATTTATCTGGTATACACAAGAATTTGGTTACCGCGCTGGATCTGCTATTACACAGGATCTTTCAGGTGGCTTGTTGAAGGATATTACTAAGGGAGCGTCAATTCTTGGTATGTTTATCCTAGCAGTCTTAGTGGAACGTTGGGTTTCGATTAAATTTGCTGTTTCATTGCCAGCTAAGAAACTAGCCGAAGGTGCTTACATTAACTTCCCTAATGGTTCAGTTACTGGTGGTAAATTACAACAAATATTGGCCGATCAAGCTTCTGGATTGTCTCTGACAAAGATGGCACCCAATACGTTGCAAGCTAACTTAGATAGCTTGATTCCTGGATTGATGGGCTTGTTGTTAACATTCTTGGCTATGTGGTTGCTTAAGAAAAAAGTTTCACCAATTGTTATGATTATAGGCATCTTTATCTTTGGTATCTTGATGCGTGTACTTCACATTATGTAA
- a CDS encoding DUF956 family protein has translation MVQSLNKKVEITAQGISFLGIGAQYGKFLIGDKAFEFFNDNNVDDFIQIPWDNITAVYTSVSSNNKVSRRFRIETDKGKFDFSSAESGRLLKTARGHIGNDKILKNPTVLKRLSMMFKKKNKKGV, from the coding sequence ATGGTACAATCTCTGAATAAAAAGGTAGAAATCACTGCGCAAGGCATCTCCTTTTTGGGTATTGGCGCACAATATGGTAAGTTCTTAATTGGTGACAAAGCTTTTGAATTTTTCAATGACAATAATGTTGATGATTTTATTCAAATTCCCTGGGATAACATCACAGCCGTGTACACCAGTGTATCTTCAAATAATAAAGTGAGTCGGCGTTTTCGAATAGAAACTGATAAAGGCAAGTTTGATTTTTCGTCAGCAGAATCTGGTCGATTATTAAAAACAGCACGTGGGCATATTGGAAATGATAAAATACTAAAAAATCCAACAGTTCTAAAGCGATTATCGATGATGTTTAAGAAGAAAAACAAGAAGGGCGTTTAA
- a CDS encoding YitT family protein: protein MKLLQKFQVVRYLTIVIALEIVAVSINFFYVPAKVAAGGATGFAILMYELVGFDRAITVLVVNLLMIILAAIFLDRGTTARITFGSLVLPILLKLTPSFQILTDRTFAVLVGGTIFAIGVAMLYRVDASSGGTAVPPMILKKYFRIAPALSLLVIDTVVSLGNLLTEGLGALILAMFSLIITAAVMNYIETGLDRRKMIYITSNARIEDVKVYLTENETSYTVMGVHGGYTGDAREMLMVILDNHEYNHLVRGLHAVDPQAFIIAYDISEAHGGTFV, encoded by the coding sequence ATGAAATTATTGCAGAAATTTCAAGTTGTACGTTATTTAACAATTGTTATTGCCTTAGAAATTGTCGCGGTGAGTATTAATTTTTTCTATGTACCAGCGAAAGTTGCTGCAGGCGGTGCGACAGGTTTTGCCATCTTGATGTATGAGTTAGTTGGTTTTGACAGAGCAATCACAGTTTTGGTTGTCAATTTACTGATGATTATCTTGGCGGCGATCTTTTTAGATCGTGGCACAACTGCTCGTATTACGTTTGGTAGTTTAGTATTACCAATATTATTAAAATTAACACCAAGTTTTCAAATATTGACAGATCGGACTTTTGCAGTATTAGTTGGTGGGACCATTTTTGCCATAGGCGTTGCAATGCTTTATCGTGTTGATGCTTCTAGTGGTGGAACAGCCGTGCCACCTATGATTTTAAAAAAATACTTTAGAATTGCGCCGGCATTATCACTATTAGTTATTGATACCGTTGTGTCTCTTGGCAACTTATTAACAGAGGGACTCGGGGCATTAATATTGGCAATGTTTTCTTTGATCATTACAGCAGCCGTAATGAACTACATAGAAACAGGATTAGATCGTCGCAAGATGATTTATATTACGAGTAATGCACGCATCGAAGATGTGAAAGTCTATTTAACTGAAAATGAAACTAGTTATACGGTGATGGGTGTACATGGTGGCTATACAGGCGATGCGCGTGAAATGTTGATGGTTATCTTAGATAACCATGAATATAATCATTTAGTGCGCGGCCTGCATGCAGTAGATCCGCAAGCGTTCATAATTGCATATGACATAAGCGAAGCACATGGTGGGACATTTGTGTAA
- the groES gene encoding co-chaperone GroES, producing the protein MLKPLGDRVIIEVTEAAEQTVGGIVLANNAKDKPVTGKIVAAGTGYVLNDGSVRELAVKINDEVLFDKYAGQEVSFEGTDYLALHEKDIVAIVE; encoded by the coding sequence ATGTTAAAGCCATTAGGTGATCGCGTGATTATTGAAGTAACAGAAGCTGCAGAACAAACGGTTGGTGGCATTGTGTTAGCAAATAATGCTAAGGATAAGCCAGTAACTGGTAAGATTGTTGCTGCAGGCACAGGATATGTATTAAATGATGGGTCTGTTCGTGAATTAGCAGTTAAAATTAACGACGAAGTATTGTTTGACAAGTATGCAGGACAAGAAGTATCCTTTGAGGGTACAGATTACCTCGCACTCCATGAAAAAGATATTGTTGCAATTGTAGAATAA
- the groL gene encoding chaperonin GroEL (60 kDa chaperone family; promotes refolding of misfolded polypeptides especially under stressful conditions; forms two stacked rings of heptamers to form a barrel-shaped 14mer; ends can be capped by GroES; misfolded proteins enter the barrel where they are refolded when GroES binds), which produces MAKELKFSEDARSKMKAGVDKLADTVKTTIGPKGRNVVLEQSYGAPTITNDGVTIAKAIELEDHFENMGAKLVAEVASKTNDIAGDGTTTATVLTQAIVAEGLKNVTAGANPVGIRTGIEKATAAAVKKLHEMSHTVSTKAEIAQIASISASNEEVGELIAEAMDKVGNDGVITIEESKGIETTLDVVEGMQFDRGYMSQYMVTDNDKMEANLDNPYILITDKKISNIQDVLPVLQSVVEQGRALLIIADDITGEALPTLVLNKMRGTFSVVAVKAPGFGDRRKAQLEDIAVLTGGTVITEDLGLNLKDVTIDQLGQASKVNVSKDNTTIVEGSGDKNAVATRVDIIKQQIAETTSDFDREKLQERLAKLAGGVAVINVGAATETELKERKYRIEDALNATRAAVEEGFVSGGGTALVNAISAVTALSEEGDVQTGINTVIKALEAPVRQIVENAGFEGSVIVNKLKEQVEGFGYNAATNEWVDMIAAGIVDPTKVTRSALQNAASVSALLLTTEAVVAELPSDDSVPAMPQGGMPGMM; this is translated from the coding sequence ATGGCTAAAGAATTAAAGTTTTCAGAAGATGCACGTTCAAAGATGAAGGCTGGCGTTGATAAGCTAGCTGACACAGTTAAGACGACAATTGGGCCTAAGGGACGTAATGTTGTTTTGGAACAGTCATATGGCGCACCAACCATTACAAATGATGGTGTCACAATTGCCAAAGCGATCGAACTTGAAGATCACTTTGAAAATATGGGTGCAAAGCTGGTGGCTGAAGTTGCTTCAAAAACAAATGATATTGCTGGTGACGGCACAACAACGGCTACTGTTTTAACACAAGCAATTGTGGCTGAAGGTTTAAAGAACGTGACTGCTGGCGCTAATCCAGTTGGCATACGTACCGGAATTGAAAAGGCTACTGCTGCAGCTGTTAAAAAGTTGCATGAAATGTCACATACGGTTAGCACAAAAGCAGAAATTGCACAAATTGCATCAATTTCTGCTTCTAATGAAGAAGTTGGCGAATTGATTGCTGAAGCCATGGATAAAGTTGGCAATGATGGTGTGATCACAATCGAAGAATCAAAGGGTATCGAAACAACCTTAGATGTTGTTGAGGGTATGCAATTTGATCGTGGTTATATGTCACAGTACATGGTGACCGATAACGATAAAATGGAAGCCAACTTGGATAACCCATATATCTTGATCACAGATAAAAAGATTAGCAATATTCAAGATGTTTTGCCAGTATTGCAGAGTGTTGTTGAACAAGGCCGTGCATTGTTGATTATTGCTGATGATATTACTGGTGAGGCTTTGCCAACACTCGTTTTGAACAAGATGCGTGGCACATTCAGCGTTGTTGCAGTTAAGGCGCCAGGCTTTGGTGATCGTCGTAAAGCCCAATTAGAAGATATCGCAGTTTTGACTGGTGGTACTGTCATTACTGAAGATCTTGGTTTGAACTTGAAAGATGTTACTATTGATCAACTTGGACAAGCAAGTAAGGTTAATGTTTCAAAGGATAACACAACAATTGTTGAAGGTTCGGGTGACAAAAATGCGGTTGCCACACGTGTAGACATTATCAAGCAACAAATTGCTGAAACAACTTCTGACTTTGATCGTGAAAAGTTACAAGAACGTTTGGCAAAGTTGGCTGGTGGTGTTGCGGTTATCAACGTGGGTGCTGCAACTGAAACTGAATTAAAAGAACGCAAGTATCGTATTGAAGATGCTTTGAATGCCACACGTGCCGCTGTTGAAGAAGGTTTCGTTTCTGGTGGTGGTACAGCGCTAGTTAACGCTATTTCAGCTGTGACTGCTTTGTCAGAAGAAGGTGATGTTCAAACTGGTATTAATACTGTTATTAAGGCCTTAGAAGCGCCAGTTCGTCAAATTGTTGAAAATGCTGGTTTTGAAGGATCAGTGATTGTTAATAAGTTGAAAGAACAAGTTGAAGGCTTTGGTTACAATGCCGCAACAAACGAATGGGTAGATATGATTGCAGCTGGTATTGTTGATCCAACTAAAGTAACGCGTTCAGCTTTGCAAAATGCTGCATCAGTGTCAGCTTTGTTGCTAACAACAGAAGCCGTTGTAGCTGAGTTACCAAGTGATGATTCTGTACCAGCCATGCCACAAGGTGGTATGCCAGGTATGATGTAA
- a CDS encoding flavodoxin has translation MIIYYSLTGHTKKVALEIAKKTEDELYEIQLDKPYKSNPLVLARFTREKAKGVIPTAHKIDIDDDVIYLGYPMWGGDMSLAMQGFLMANDLSGKHIKPFITSGKSTLEMSLKTLKKLAPDAMIDANFNPDML, from the coding sequence ATGATTATTTATTATTCTTTAACTGGGCATACTAAAAAAGTAGCGCTAGAAATTGCCAAAAAAACTGAAGATGAGCTTTACGAAATACAACTTGATAAACCATATAAAAGTAACCCCCTTGTTTTGGCGCGGTTTACAAGAGAAAAAGCAAAGGGTGTTATCCCAACTGCTCATAAAATTGATATAGACGACGATGTGATCTATTTAGGTTATCCTATGTGGGGAGGGGATATGTCTTTAGCGATGCAAGGATTTTTAATGGCAAATGATTTATCAGGTAAACATATTAAACCGTTCATTACAAGTGGAAAAAGTACGCTGGAAATGAGTTTAAAGACACTAAAAAAGTTAGCACCTGATGCAATGATTGATGCTAACTTTAACCCTGACATGTTATAA
- a CDS encoding C1 family peptidase, translated as MSSEITKQQLTEFKQSAQSPLTTIARRATTKNGIHNASFNQEIVNANVPTFSIDLNTGKVANQKKSGRCWMFAALNTMRHDIKDLFHLDGDFQLSQSYTFFWDKFEKANYFYENVLNTANSPLDSRQVSFLMATPQQDGGQWDMIVSLIEKYGVVPQSVYPESAASSDSHEFNITFNTLLRHDAIILRDLVSQKSSQHDIDSTRKNMLSHIYRVLSITFGEPPVTFDFEYRDTEKQFQIERQLTPQTYFEKFVNWDLSEYISIINAPTADKPFNATYNVDMLGNVIGGRQVKHLNVPIETMKSFAIAQLKDGKSVWFGVDMGPQVDRANGLMADGIFATDDLFQVHSDMTKAQRLAYGDSLMTHAMVLTGVDLDENGHPIKWQVENSWGEEAGKNGYFTMSDEWMSEYAYQVVVKKEYLGPELVNIYDNATPKLLAPWDPMGALA; from the coding sequence ATGTCTTCAGAAATAACAAAACAACAACTCACTGAATTTAAACAATCAGCACAATCACCGTTAACGACAATCGCTCGTCGTGCTACCACAAAAAACGGGATTCACAATGCAAGTTTTAATCAAGAAATTGTTAATGCAAATGTACCGACTTTTTCAATTGATTTGAACACAGGTAAAGTAGCTAATCAGAAAAAATCTGGCCGTTGCTGGATGTTTGCCGCACTTAATACGATGCGTCATGATATTAAAGATTTATTTCATTTAGATGGTGATTTTCAATTGTCTCAAAGCTACACTTTTTTTTGGGATAAATTTGAAAAGGCGAATTACTTTTACGAAAATGTGCTAAACACTGCTAATTCTCCTCTTGACTCACGCCAAGTTTCTTTTTTAATGGCAACGCCACAACAAGATGGTGGTCAGTGGGATATGATTGTCTCACTAATCGAAAAATACGGTGTCGTACCTCAATCTGTTTACCCAGAGTCAGCGGCATCATCAGATTCTCATGAGTTTAACATAACATTTAACACTTTATTACGCCATGATGCGATTATCTTACGTGACCTTGTGTCTCAAAAATCATCACAGCATGATATAGACAGCACTCGTAAAAATATGTTATCTCATATTTATCGTGTCCTATCGATTACATTTGGTGAACCACCAGTCACTTTTGATTTTGAATACCGTGATACTGAAAAGCAATTTCAAATTGAACGACAGTTAACACCACAAACTTACTTTGAAAAATTTGTTAACTGGGACTTGTCAGAATATATATCAATTATTAACGCGCCAACCGCAGATAAGCCTTTCAATGCAACGTACAATGTTGACATGTTAGGTAATGTTATTGGTGGACGTCAAGTGAAACATTTAAATGTGCCTATTGAAACAATGAAATCATTTGCTATCGCGCAACTAAAAGATGGCAAATCCGTCTGGTTCGGTGTTGACATGGGTCCACAAGTCGATCGTGCAAACGGTCTCATGGCTGACGGTATTTTTGCCACAGATGACTTATTCCAAGTTCATTCAGATATGACAAAAGCACAACGTTTAGCCTATGGTGATAGCTTAATGACACATGCCATGGTTTTGACGGGTGTTGATTTGGATGAGAACGGTCACCCAATAAAATGGCAAGTTGAAAACTCATGGGGTGAAGAAGCTGGTAAAAATGGTTACTTCACAATGTCAGATGAATGGATGAGCGAATACGCCTATCAAGTTGTTGTCAAAAAAGAATATCTTGGTCCAGAATTAGTCAATATCTACGATAATGCCACACCAAAACTATTAGCACCATGGGATCCCATGGGTGCCTTAGCATAA
- a CDS encoding prenyltransferase, which translates to MTPKQFLDLVEIRVVIPSVAPLMVGLAYSQWQYARVNWLNAILLIIATISVHLAVNTFNRYEDAKRQKSNEFLREKAQGEVITNKQVLHVAETLAGIAVLAGIAVALRTDYITWIIGIISFLIGYLYSAGPKPITNTPFGEVVSGITMGYFIFIAQVYVNTRMVPTINVLFQWLIVSLPLTIFIAEIMFANNIADHDEDEENQRQTLVHYLGMASSKKVYMFWTIAAFIEVIIATLVGWLPITSYAMVILLPIVIKNARAFIRRPVKQETFVLAIKNLVIVMCGMTIVILAGIWL; encoded by the coding sequence ATGACACCAAAACAGTTTTTAGATTTAGTTGAAATTCGCGTGGTAATTCCTAGCGTTGCACCTTTGATGGTTGGCTTGGCGTATAGTCAATGGCAGTATGCTCGCGTTAATTGGTTGAATGCAATATTATTAATTATTGCGACCATCAGTGTACATCTGGCAGTTAATACATTTAACCGATATGAAGATGCCAAACGTCAAAAATCCAATGAATTTTTACGTGAAAAGGCGCAAGGTGAGGTAATAACTAATAAGCAAGTGCTTCATGTTGCTGAAACTTTAGCTGGTATTGCTGTGTTAGCTGGGATCGCTGTTGCGTTAAGAACGGATTATATTACGTGGATTATCGGTATTATTAGTTTTTTGATTGGCTATCTATATTCTGCTGGTCCAAAACCAATTACAAATACACCGTTTGGTGAAGTTGTGTCTGGTATAACAATGGGATATTTCATTTTTATCGCACAAGTTTACGTTAATACACGTATGGTACCCACAATAAATGTCTTGTTCCAATGGTTAATTGTTAGTTTACCTTTAACTATTTTCATTGCTGAAATTATGTTTGCTAACAACATTGCAGACCACGATGAGGATGAGGAAAATCAACGGCAAACACTTGTCCATTACCTTGGCATGGCGTCAAGTAAAAAAGTCTATATGTTTTGGACTATTGCTGCTTTTATTGAGGTTATAATTGCGACATTAGTTGGCTGGTTACCGATTACGAGCTATGCTATGGTAATATTATTGCCAATTGTCATTAAAAATGCTCGTGCATTTATTAGACGACCAGTGAAGCAAGAAACCTTTGTTTTGGCCATTAAAAACTTGGTCATTGTGATGTGCGGCATGACAATAGTTATTTTAGCTGGTATATGGTTATAA
- the cbpA gene encoding cyclic di-AMP binding protein CbpA, giving the protein MLHESLITPKSKLTTVTENTTIAQVNDLFNSPSESHTRTMPILDESGNLFRGNVYKQHVYEHIAKNGDMNLPVTTIMRNSTKFIYTTSQFYEVFFAIRDLPFIAVLDDNHHFTGIFTHDALMDLLSQSWSVRTGGVALSVATHKAQGDLKKISTIIAKYSNIESVLSLQPSNGTITLMFTLPLVFDSITLQKLVKHLEKRHFEVISIENLQRFN; this is encoded by the coding sequence ATGCTCCATGAAAGTTTAATCACCCCAAAGTCAAAACTAACTACTGTGACTGAAAATACAACTATTGCACAAGTGAACGATTTATTTAATTCACCAAGCGAGTCACATACGCGTACTATGCCAATTTTAGATGAATCTGGCAACCTTTTTCGTGGCAACGTTTATAAGCAACATGTTTACGAACATATCGCTAAAAATGGTGATATGAACCTGCCAGTCACGACTATTATGCGCAATTCGACTAAATTTATTTATACAACAAGCCAATTTTATGAAGTTTTTTTTGCCATCCGTGATCTGCCTTTTATTGCTGTATTAGATGATAATCACCATTTTACCGGTATATTCACGCACGATGCATTAATGGATTTATTATCACAAAGCTGGTCTGTTCGCACTGGTGGTGTTGCCCTCTCTGTTGCAACACATAAGGCACAAGGCGATCTTAAAAAAATTTCAACAATCATAGCTAAATATTCAAATATTGAATCCGTGTTAAGTTTACAGCCATCAAATGGCACCATTACGTTAATGTTCACTTTACCACTTGTATTTGATAGCATCACATTACAAAAACTCGTGAAACATTTAGAAAAAAGACACTTTGAAGTGATCAGTATTGAAAATTTACAACGTTTTAACTAA
- the pth gene encoding aminoacyl-tRNA hydrolase produces MKYIIGLGNIGLEYDKTRHNIGFMAIDAFASAHSVSFAPSKQFATIAKLTVDGEQVVLVKPTTYMNDSGKAVRAILDYYGGDINTDVMVLVDDMDLPFSKLRFRAKGSAGGHNGLKSIMAHTGSQTFLRLKFGLGHPNHEQQAVIHYVLGKFSRAETDDVNHMLDRSTLAIEEWIQGNSVSELSNKYNG; encoded by the coding sequence ATGAAATATATCATTGGATTAGGTAATATTGGTTTAGAATATGATAAAACAAGGCATAATATTGGATTTATGGCTATTGATGCCTTTGCGTCAGCGCATAGTGTGTCATTTGCACCTAGCAAACAATTTGCTACAATAGCGAAGTTAACTGTTGATGGTGAGCAAGTAGTACTTGTTAAGCCAACGACGTATATGAATGACTCTGGTAAAGCAGTTCGCGCAATATTAGATTACTATGGGGGTGACATCAACACTGATGTGATGGTGTTAGTTGATGATATGGATTTACCTTTTAGTAAATTGCGTTTTCGCGCAAAAGGGTCAGCAGGTGGTCATAATGGTTTGAAATCCATCATGGCACATACTGGTTCACAAACATTCTTACGACTTAAGTTTGGTTTAGGGCATCCAAATCATGAACAGCAGGCAGTCATTCATTATGTTCTAGGCAAATTTTCACGCGCTGAAACAGATGATGTTAATCATATGTTAGATCGTAGCACGCTGGCAATAGAAGAATGGATTCAAGGTAACAGCGTATCAGAATTGAGTAATAAATATAACGGCTAA